One segment of Brassica napus cultivar Da-Ae chromosome C3, Da-Ae, whole genome shotgun sequence DNA contains the following:
- the LOC111204744 gene encoding flavonoid 3'-monooxygenase CYP75B137: MDAMSSNFTLSKILNTEDPYSSVMLAAAALLAVICYFWIQGKSKSRNGPPLPPGPWPLPIVGNLPFLNSDILHTQFQALTQKHGPLMKIHLGSKLAIVISSPDMAREVLKTHDITFANHDLPEVGKINTYGGEDILWSPYGTHWRRLRKLCVMKMFTTPTLEASYSTRREETRQTVVHMSEMAHDGAPVNLGEQIFLSIFNVVTRMMWGATVEGEERTSLGNELKTLISDISDIEGIQNYSDFFPWFARFDFQGLVKQMKVHVKKLDLLFDRVMESHVKMVGKKTEEEEDFLQYLIRVKDEDEKAPLSLTHVKSLLMDMVLGGVDTSVNASEFAMAEIVSRPEVFKKIRQELDQVVGKDSIVEESHLPKLPYLQAVMKETLRLHPTLPLLVPHRNSETSVVAGYTVPKGSKIFINVWAIHRDPKHWDEPNEFKPERFLENSLDFNGGDFKYLPFGSGRRICAAINMAERLVLFNIASLLHSFDWVAPKGQKFEVEEKFGLVLKLKSPLVAIPVPRLSDPNLYTA; this comes from the coding sequence ATGGATGCTATGTCTTCCAACTTCACTCTCTCCAAGATCCTCAACACAGAGGATCCATACAGCTCCGTCATGCTGGCCGCGGCTGCTCTCCTCGCCGTCATCTGCTACTTCTGGATTCAAGGAAAATCCAAATCAAGAAACGGTCCACCGTTGCCTCCGGGACCTTGGCCACTTCCCATAGTCGGAAACCTCCCGTTCCTAAACTCAGACATCCTCCACACGCAGTTCCAAGCCCTAACTCAAAAACACGGCCCTCTCATGAAGATCCACCTGGGTTCCAAACTAGCTATCGTCATCTCTTCCCCAGACATGGCTCGCGAGGTTCTCAAGACACACGACATCACTTTTGCCAACCACGACCTCCCTGAAGTGGGCAAGATCAACACGTACGGTGGAGAAGACATCCTCTGGTCTCCTTACGGCACTCACTGGAGGAGACTGCGTAAGCTTTGCGTCATGAAGATGTTCACTACACCGACTCTTGAAGCTTCTTACTCCACTCGCAGGGAAGAGACACGACAAACCGTTGTCCACATGTCTGAAATGGCTCACGACGGAGCTCCGGTGAATCTTGGAGAGCAGATCTTTCTTTCTATCTTCAATGTCGTGACGAGAATGATGTGGGGAGCGACTGTTGAAGGTGAAGAGAGAACAAGCTTAGGAAACGAGctcaaaaccctaatctccGACATCTCCGACATAGAAGGAATACAAAACTACTCTGACTTCTTTCCTTGGTTCGCAAGATTCGATTTCCAGGGACTTGTTAAGCAGATGAAAGTCCACGTCAAGAAGCTAGATCTTTTGTTTGATCGTGTTATGGAGAGTCATGTCAAGATGGTCGGAAAAaaaacggaagaagaagaagatttctTGCAATACTTGATTAGGGTTAAAGACGAGGACGAGAAAGCTCCTCTCTCGTTGACTCACGTCAAGTCTTTGCTTATGGACATGGTTCTTGGTGGTGTTGACACGTCAGTCAACGCGTCGGAGTTTGCAATGGCTGAGATCGTGAGTAGACCAGAAGTTTTCAAGAAAATCCGACAAGAACTTGATCAAGTTGTCGGCAAAGACAGTATAGTTGAAGAGTCACACTTGCCTAAACTCCCTTACTTACAAGCTGTTATGAAAGAGACTCTTAGGCTACACCCAACGCTTCCTCTTCTTGTCCCTCATCGCAACAGTGAGACCTCGGTGGTTGCGGGGTACACCGTGCCTAAAGGCTCAAAGATCTTCATCAACGTGTGGGCCATTCATAGAGATCCTAAACACTGGGATGAGCCAAATGAGTTTAAACCTGAGAGGTTTCTTGAGAACTCGCTTGACTTCAACGGTGGTGACTTCAAGTACTTGCCTTTTGGATCAGGTAGGAGGATTTGCGCGGCGATTAACATGGCTGAGAGGCTTGTTCTGTTCAACATTGCGTCGCTGCTTCACTCTTTTGATTGGGTGGCTCCTAAAGGACAGAAGTTTGAAGTTGAGGAGAAGTTTGGGCTTGTTCTTAAGTTGAAGAGTCCACTTGTGGCTATTCCTGTTCCGAGGTTGTCTGATCCTAACCTCTACACAGCTTAA